One window from the genome of Cryobacterium sp. GrIS_2_6 encodes:
- the flgL gene encoding flagellar hook-associated protein FlgL yields MISRVTTQTQIRAAQSSLQSNLARLTQLQEQASSLTTLKNPSDDPARAADSLAVRAQQSAVAQYTRNVDNGTGWLTTADAALSATTNIMNQVRDITVQGGNGSLSQTAKSALAAQLQGLKQDLLTQANTQYLGRSVFAGTSDEAAAFRTTAAIPANGTTPAIPATVTYTGTSGSTVERRVAADSTVRVDSNGASVYGTGTDSVFTLIDNISNALDSSTGVAATGATAATTVSDYLSTVDDRLTTVIAAQSDNGVRQAQLESAGAGLVAKAGTLEAQRSGIEDVDLAQAALDLKLQEVSYQAALSVTAKVLQHTLMDFLQ; encoded by the coding sequence ATGATCTCCCGTGTCACCACCCAGACCCAGATTCGCGCGGCCCAGTCGAGCCTGCAGAGCAACCTCGCGAGGCTCACGCAGCTGCAGGAGCAGGCCTCCTCCCTCACGACCCTGAAGAACCCCTCGGACGACCCGGCCCGCGCCGCGGATTCCCTTGCGGTGCGGGCCCAGCAGAGCGCGGTCGCCCAGTACACCCGCAACGTCGACAACGGCACCGGCTGGCTGACGACAGCGGATGCCGCGCTCTCCGCCACCACGAACATCATGAACCAGGTGCGCGACATCACCGTGCAGGGCGGCAACGGCTCGCTCTCGCAGACCGCGAAGAGCGCCCTCGCCGCGCAGCTGCAGGGCCTCAAACAGGACCTGCTCACCCAGGCGAACACCCAGTACCTCGGACGCAGCGTCTTCGCGGGCACCTCGGACGAGGCCGCGGCCTTCAGGACGACCGCGGCGATCCCGGCGAACGGGACAACCCCGGCGATTCCGGCGACGGTGACCTACACGGGCACCTCTGGTTCAACCGTCGAGCGCCGCGTCGCCGCGGACTCGACCGTGCGCGTCGACTCGAACGGCGCATCCGTTTATGGAACAGGGACCGATTCAGTGTTCACGCTCATCGACAACATCAGCAATGCACTGGACTCGTCGACGGGCGTTGCCGCTACCGGAGCGACGGCCGCGACGACCGTGAGCGACTACCTCTCGACCGTCGACGACCGACTGACCACGGTCATCGCTGCACAGTCGGACAATGGAGTTCGGCAGGCACAGCTCGAAAGCGCCGGCGCCGGGCTCGTCGCCAAGGCCGGAACGCTCGAGGCCCAACGATCCGGGATCGAAGACGTGGACCTCGCCCAGGCCGCCCTTGATCTCAAACTCCAGGAGGTCAGCTACCAGGCTGCGCTCTCCGTGACCGCGAAGGTACTGCAGCACACCCTGATGGACTTCCTCCAGTGA
- a CDS encoding flagellar assembly protein FliW — protein MSASLTFVSPPPGLAPLTEFDLTEIAGADGLYTLQSAEDRHTRLFVLDAAIYLPEYSPVITDEHAISLDLAGPDEALVLVVTNPREGGTTVNLMAPIVVNSTTGRCAQIILEGQDWSLRAELGAASEV, from the coding sequence GTGAGCGCCTCCCTGACATTCGTCTCCCCACCGCCCGGCCTCGCGCCACTGACCGAGTTCGATCTCACCGAGATCGCCGGAGCCGACGGCCTGTACACGCTGCAGTCCGCCGAAGACCGGCATACCCGGCTCTTCGTGCTCGACGCCGCGATCTATCTGCCGGAATACTCCCCCGTTATCACCGACGAGCACGCCATTTCCCTCGACCTGGCCGGCCCCGATGAGGCTCTCGTGCTCGTCGTGACCAACCCGCGCGAAGGCGGGACCACCGTCAACCTGATGGCGCCGATCGTCGTGAACTCGACGACCGGCCGCTGCGCCCAGATCATCCTCGAAGGTCAGGACTGGTCCCTTCGCGCCGAGCTGGGCGCCGCGTCGGAGGTCTGA